One Bacillus amyloliquefaciens DSM 7 = ATCC 23350 DNA window includes the following coding sequences:
- a CDS encoding amino acid adenylation domain-containing protein — translation MHETQQLPLTGAQAGIWFAQQLDPDNPIYNTGEYVEINGTIDVNIFKTAVERVLTEAASLHARFTEGTDGPRQIINPSCEVAIDVMDVSAEPDPMQAALRIMQSDLAEPVDMAAGPLFRDILFEAGPERFFWYQRIHHIAIDGYGFSLLARRTAQLYTAIREGRPDNGRSFGSLEELVKEDQEYRASDQFLKDREFWMEKFADEPDVVSLAERAPRTSTSFRRSTAYLSETVLQHVKAIPNWHEAVTAAVAIYVHRMTNAGDIVLGLPMMGRIGSISLNIPSMTMNLLPLRLSLRPDMNVHETVSQVAKEIRSIRRHQKYRHEDLRRDLKLLGENRRLFGPQVNVMPFDYALDFAGVPGTVHNLSAGPVDDLSINVYDRADGRGLRVDFDANPEVYSAKDIENHQKRFLLLLESALKDQTQKIGRLNLLLENERLRVLESWNDTRKAEKQKSLPELFHDQAAKTPDSPAIITENGELSYAELNRRANQLARMLKKKGLGPEQFAALLLPRSQELVVSMLAVLKTGAAYLPLDPDFPSERITYMLKDAQPACLITTMELSGRMPEESDAQTIILDHPDTVKTVAGQNADCPAHMEYSPMHPAYIIYTSGSTGRPKGVVVTLKSVSNFLLSMWEMFPLGAQDRLLAVTTAAFDISGLELFLPLISGAGCVIARKETIQEPQALAHMIHSYGISIMQATPTLWHSLVTNEPDSLRALQVLVGGEALPNALMHALLELDCTVTNLYGPTETTIWSAAQPLAKGHKGAPPIGTPIWNTRVYVLDAALQLVPPGVAGELYIAGEGLARGYYNRPDLTAERFIADPYGSAGARMYRTGDLVRWRKDGSLDYISRADHQIKIRGFRIELGEIETVLSNYPGILQAAVIVREDQPGDKRLAAYAVADHPLDIGGLRAFMGESLPDYMVPGAFVQLEELPLTPNKKLDRSALPAPDFSAVLSDRGPRTPQEEILCDLFAEVLGLARVGIDDGFFELGGHSLLAGRLMSRIRETMGAELGIGRLFDTPTVTGLAAQLDTAKSARPKLKPFDRPEHIPLSFAQLRLWFLYCLEGPSPTYNIPVIVRMSGNLNQSALKHAFYDVVSRHESLRTVFPENKGSSHQLILPAEEARPAFTVTHADKSELQDMIAAAARYRFDLAKEPAVRAELFDLGDGEYTLMVLLHHIAGDGWSLNPLMRDLSAAYTARQTGEKAEWTPLPIQYADYALWQQQLLGSVSDSESLIARQLDFWKKTLEHVPDQLELPSDFPRPAESSYRGGVIPVKIGQELHSRLLSLARNQRVSLFMVLQSGLSALLTRLGAGTDIPIGSPIAGRSDDALGDLVGMFINTLVLRTDTSGDPSFSELLERVREMNLAAYENQDVPFERLVEELNPVRSRSRHPLFQVMLAFQNTPDPVLSLPEMETSLQISSVGASKFDLTLELAERRHDDGTPAGIEGLLEFSTDLFKKETAEALAGRLLLLLEDAAADPDKPIGSLTILSDEERRKLLPVKRTAQHIQPQQTLPELFEIQAAEKPDETAAVFEERRLTYKELNQRANQLAHMMIARGVGPEQFVALALPRSLDMIVGLLAVLKTGAAYLPLDPDYPADRIAFMLHDAKPVYMLTNREGSSKLSVGSGMPAFILDDPQNKKILEQYAVTNPADADRLCPLSPLHPAYVIYTSGSTGVPKGVIIPHSNVIRLFESTQHWYHFDSDDVWTMFHSYAFDFSVWEIWGPLLHGGRLVVVPHDTSRSPEAFLHLLVKERVTVLNQTPSAFYQLMHAEKENKELGRQLALRYIIFGGEALELSRLEDWYRRHPDNKPVLVNMYGITETTVHVSYLELDKNIAELKANSLIGCGIPDLNVYVLDDRLEPVPPGITGEMYVAGGGVARGYLGRQSLTAERFVADPYGPPGTRMYRTGDLARLRPDGSLDYMGRADHQIKIRGFRIELGEIEAVLVKHPGVEDAAVVVREDLPGDKRLAAYLVLSDLSTLDTGDMRRFAGESLPDYMVPSAFVQMDELPLTPNGKLDRKALPAPDFQMEVSGRGPRTPQEEILCELFAEVLHLPRVGIDDRFFDLGGHSLLAVHLMSRIREATGAELSIGTLFEAPTVASLAERLETGTGTSALDVLLPLRTAGEETPLFCVHPAGGLSWCYAGLMSSLEADYPIYGLQARGIGKKEALPQSLDDMAADYIEKIRTVQPKGPYRLLGWSLGGNVIQAMATQLQSRGEEVSLLVMLDAYPNHFLPIKNAPDDEEAVIALLALGGYDPDSLGDQPLDFDTALTILRREGSALASLDESVMMNLKDTYVNSVGLLGTYKPKPFHGDVLFFRSAIIPEWFDPIEPDTWKPYITGKIERYDLDCRHKDMCQPGPLAEIGAILAEKLNGRRTVR, via the coding sequence ATGCATGAAACACAACAGCTGCCTCTGACAGGCGCACAGGCCGGTATCTGGTTTGCGCAGCAGCTTGATCCTGATAATCCGATTTACAATACAGGCGAGTACGTTGAGATTAACGGCACAATTGATGTGAACATATTTAAAACGGCTGTTGAGCGCGTGCTGACGGAAGCCGCGTCATTACACGCCCGCTTCACAGAAGGAACTGACGGGCCGAGACAGATCATCAATCCTTCTTGTGAGGTGGCAATCGATGTCATGGATGTGAGCGCAGAACCTGATCCGATGCAGGCCGCTCTCAGAATCATGCAGTCGGATTTGGCTGAGCCCGTTGATATGGCGGCTGGGCCTTTGTTCCGCGACATTTTATTCGAAGCCGGGCCGGAACGCTTTTTCTGGTATCAGCGCATTCACCACATTGCGATAGACGGCTACGGTTTTTCACTGCTGGCACGGCGTACGGCGCAATTATACACCGCGATACGGGAGGGACGTCCGGATAACGGGCGCTCCTTCGGTTCTTTGGAGGAGCTGGTAAAAGAAGATCAAGAGTACCGAGCGTCTGATCAATTTCTGAAAGATCGGGAATTTTGGATGGAGAAATTTGCGGATGAACCTGATGTCGTCAGCTTGGCAGAAAGAGCGCCGAGAACGTCAACAAGTTTTCGGAGGAGCACGGCTTATCTTTCTGAAACGGTTTTACAGCATGTAAAAGCGATTCCAAACTGGCACGAGGCCGTAACGGCCGCAGTGGCGATATACGTCCACCGGATGACAAACGCCGGGGATATCGTGCTCGGTTTACCGATGATGGGACGAATTGGTTCGATTTCACTGAATATTCCGAGTATGACGATGAATCTTCTGCCTTTACGGCTTTCTCTCCGCCCGGATATGAATGTTCACGAGACCGTCAGCCAAGTGGCAAAAGAAATCCGAAGCATCCGGCGCCATCAGAAATACCGCCATGAAGACCTGCGCCGTGACCTTAAATTGTTAGGAGAAAACCGCAGGCTGTTCGGCCCGCAAGTCAATGTGATGCCGTTTGATTATGCGCTTGATTTCGCCGGAGTGCCGGGCACCGTCCATAACTTATCAGCGGGGCCCGTTGATGATTTGTCAATTAACGTTTACGACAGAGCGGACGGCCGCGGATTGCGTGTGGACTTTGATGCGAATCCGGAAGTCTACAGTGCCAAAGATATCGAAAACCATCAAAAACGCTTCTTGCTGCTGCTGGAGTCGGCTCTGAAAGACCAGACGCAAAAAATCGGCAGACTCAATCTTCTGCTTGAAAACGAACGTCTCCGCGTGCTGGAAAGCTGGAATGACACGCGCAAGGCCGAAAAGCAGAAAAGTCTCCCGGAGCTGTTTCATGATCAGGCTGCAAAAACACCTGACAGCCCGGCAATCATCACGGAAAACGGAGAGCTCAGCTATGCCGAATTGAACAGGCGCGCGAACCAGCTTGCCCGCATGTTAAAGAAAAAAGGGCTCGGGCCGGAACAATTTGCCGCCTTATTGCTTCCTCGGTCACAGGAACTGGTTGTGAGCATGCTGGCCGTTTTGAAAACAGGAGCCGCGTACCTGCCGCTTGATCCTGATTTTCCTTCTGAGCGGATCACATACATGCTCAAAGATGCACAGCCCGCCTGTCTGATTACAACGATGGAATTATCGGGCCGTATGCCGGAGGAAAGCGATGCACAAACGATTATTCTTGATCACCCGGATACGGTAAAAACCGTTGCCGGTCAAAATGCTGACTGTCCTGCTCACATGGAATATTCACCTATGCACCCTGCTTATATCATTTATACCTCAGGCTCAACGGGCAGACCGAAAGGCGTTGTCGTCACATTAAAAAGCGTAAGCAATTTCCTCCTATCCATGTGGGAAATGTTCCCGCTCGGCGCACAAGACCGCCTGCTTGCCGTTACGACTGCTGCGTTTGATATTTCCGGACTTGAGCTCTTCCTTCCGCTTATCAGCGGGGCGGGCTGCGTCATTGCCCGTAAAGAGACGATTCAGGAACCGCAGGCGCTTGCACACATGATTCACTCATACGGTATTTCAATCATGCAGGCAACGCCGACACTGTGGCATTCATTGGTCACAAATGAACCGGATTCACTCCGGGCGCTGCAGGTGCTTGTCGGAGGTGAAGCGCTTCCGAATGCGCTTATGCATGCTCTGCTTGAATTGGACTGTACGGTGACGAATCTGTACGGGCCGACTGAAACAACAATCTGGTCGGCAGCACAGCCGCTTGCAAAAGGCCATAAAGGGGCGCCTCCGATTGGAACGCCGATTTGGAACACGCGGGTATACGTGCTGGACGCCGCATTGCAGCTCGTCCCGCCGGGGGTTGCGGGCGAGCTTTATATCGCGGGCGAAGGACTTGCCAGAGGATATTATAACCGGCCTGATTTAACAGCCGAGAGGTTCATTGCCGATCCGTACGGGTCAGCAGGTGCGAGGATGTACAGGACGGGAGATCTTGTGCGCTGGCGTAAGGACGGCTCTCTTGATTATATCAGCAGAGCCGATCATCAAATTAAAATTCGCGGCTTCCGGATAGAATTAGGAGAAATTGAGACGGTGCTGTCGAACTATCCGGGTATTTTGCAGGCCGCTGTCATTGTCCGTGAAGATCAGCCGGGAGACAAGCGGCTGGCGGCTTATGCTGTCGCGGATCATCCCCTTGATATCGGCGGGCTCCGTGCATTTATGGGCGAAAGCCTGCCGGATTATATGGTGCCGGGCGCGTTTGTACAGCTGGAAGAATTGCCGCTGACACCGAATAAGAAGCTCGATCGCAGCGCTCTGCCTGCGCCGGATTTTTCCGCCGTTCTGTCTGACAGAGGGCCGCGGACGCCGCAGGAAGAAATATTATGCGATCTGTTTGCCGAGGTTCTCGGCCTCGCTCGGGTCGGAATTGATGACGGATTCTTTGAACTGGGCGGACATTCACTCTTAGCCGGACGCCTGATGAGCCGGATTCGGGAGACGATGGGCGCAGAGCTCGGCATTGGCCGCCTGTTTGATACACCGACCGTTACCGGGCTCGCCGCGCAGCTTGACACCGCAAAGAGTGCGCGCCCTAAGCTCAAGCCTTTTGACCGGCCGGAGCACATCCCGCTGTCATTTGCGCAGCTGCGTTTGTGGTTCCTTTACTGCCTTGAAGGTCCGAGCCCGACTTACAACATTCCGGTGATTGTCCGCATGTCAGGAAACCTTAACCAGTCAGCGCTGAAACACGCTTTTTACGATGTTGTCAGCCGTCATGAAAGCCTGCGCACCGTTTTTCCGGAAAATAAGGGATCATCTCATCAGCTCATTTTACCCGCTGAAGAAGCCCGGCCTGCGTTTACAGTGACACATGCAGACAAAAGTGAGCTTCAAGACATGATTGCCGCTGCAGCACGCTACCGGTTTGATTTGGCAAAAGAGCCGGCCGTCCGGGCTGAGCTGTTTGATCTTGGTGACGGTGAGTATACGCTGATGGTTCTCCTGCATCACATCGCAGGTGACGGCTGGTCCTTGAATCCGCTCATGCGTGACTTATCCGCAGCCTATACCGCCCGTCAAACAGGCGAAAAAGCAGAATGGACACCCCTGCCGATTCAATACGCGGATTATGCGCTCTGGCAGCAGCAGCTTTTAGGCAGTGTGTCTGATTCTGAGAGCTTAATAGCACGGCAGCTTGATTTTTGGAAGAAAACGCTTGAACATGTGCCGGATCAGCTGGAGCTGCCGTCTGATTTTCCGCGTCCCGCCGAATCAAGCTACAGAGGCGGCGTCATTCCGGTCAAAATCGGTCAGGAGCTTCACAGCCGTCTCCTCTCGCTAGCCAGAAATCAGCGCGTCAGTCTGTTTATGGTGCTTCAATCAGGGCTTTCGGCGCTGCTGACCCGGCTCGGGGCAGGAACCGATATTCCGATCGGCAGTCCGATAGCCGGCCGCAGTGATGACGCATTGGGCGATCTTGTGGGCATGTTCATCAATACACTGGTACTGAGAACCGATACCTCAGGCGATCCAAGCTTTAGTGAGCTTCTTGAGAGGGTGCGGGAGATGAATCTCGCGGCATATGAAAATCAGGACGTGCCGTTTGAACGTCTCGTGGAAGAATTGAATCCGGTTCGTTCCCGCTCAAGACATCCGCTGTTCCAAGTGATGCTCGCATTCCAAAATACGCCTGATCCTGTGCTCAGCCTTCCGGAAATGGAAACAAGCCTGCAAATCAGCAGCGTCGGAGCGTCCAAGTTTGATTTGACACTTGAATTGGCTGAACGGCGCCATGACGACGGCACGCCTGCCGGTATTGAAGGCCTGCTGGAATTCAGCACGGACTTATTTAAAAAAGAAACGGCTGAGGCACTTGCGGGACGTCTGCTTCTTCTGCTCGAAGATGCTGCGGCGGACCCGGATAAGCCGATCGGAAGCTTAACCATTCTTTCCGATGAAGAGCGCCGAAAGCTGTTGCCGGTTAAACGGACTGCACAGCACATTCAGCCTCAGCAGACACTGCCTGAACTGTTTGAAATACAGGCCGCTGAAAAACCTGATGAAACGGCAGCAGTATTTGAAGAGCGCCGACTCACTTACAAAGAGCTGAATCAAAGGGCTAATCAGCTTGCGCATATGATGATTGCCCGCGGCGTCGGCCCGGAGCAGTTTGTCGCGCTGGCTCTGCCTCGCTCTTTAGATATGATTGTCGGGCTGTTAGCCGTCCTGAAGACGGGAGCCGCGTATTTGCCGCTTGATCCTGATTATCCGGCGGACCGCATCGCTTTTATGTTACATGATGCCAAGCCCGTATATATGCTCACCAACCGTGAAGGCTCAAGTAAGCTCTCTGTCGGAAGCGGTATGCCCGCCTTCATCTTAGATGACCCGCAGAATAAAAAAATACTTGAGCAATATGCCGTCACGAACCCTGCGGATGCCGACCGGCTTTGTCCGCTGTCGCCGCTTCACCCGGCATACGTCATTTACACGTCGGGATCGACCGGTGTGCCGAAAGGCGTCATCATTCCGCACAGCAATGTCATCCGGCTGTTTGAGTCGACGCAGCACTGGTATCACTTCGATTCTGATGATGTATGGACGATGTTTCACTCTTACGCGTTCGATTTTTCTGTCTGGGAAATTTGGGGGCCGTTGCTTCACGGCGGACGTCTCGTCGTCGTGCCGCATGACACCAGCAGATCTCCGGAAGCGTTTCTGCATCTCCTCGTAAAAGAGCGAGTGACCGTGCTTAATCAAACGCCGTCAGCATTTTACCAGCTGATGCATGCGGAAAAAGAAAACAAAGAGCTGGGGCGTCAGCTCGCACTCAGATATATCATCTTCGGCGGCGAGGCGCTTGAGCTGAGCCGGCTTGAGGACTGGTACAGACGCCACCCGGATAATAAACCCGTGCTCGTGAATATGTACGGCATTACGGAAACGACGGTGCACGTCAGTTATCTTGAATTAGATAAAAACATTGCCGAACTGAAGGCAAACAGCCTCATCGGCTGCGGTATTCCTGACCTGAACGTATATGTGCTTGATGATCGGCTGGAGCCTGTGCCTCCGGGCATAACGGGCGAAATGTATGTTGCCGGAGGTGGCGTGGCCCGCGGTTACTTAGGGCGTCAAAGCCTGACCGCGGAACGCTTTGTGGCTGATCCGTACGGCCCGCCGGGAACAAGGATGTACAGGACGGGGGACTTAGCCCGTCTGCGGCCGGACGGTTCGCTTGATTATATGGGCAGGGCGGACCACCAGATTAAAATCCGCGGGTTCCGAATTGAACTGGGCGAAATCGAAGCGGTTCTCGTCAAACATCCGGGTGTCGAGGACGCTGCCGTGGTCGTTCGTGAAGATCTGCCGGGAGATAAACGGCTCGCCGCTTACCTTGTCCTTTCTGATCTCAGTACCTTGGATACGGGGGACATGCGCCGGTTTGCCGGAGAAAGCCTGCCGGATTACATGGTGCCGTCGGCTTTTGTCCAAATGGATGAACTGCCGCTGACCCCGAATGGCAAGCTTGACCGAAAAGCGCTCCCTGCGCCTGACTTCCAAATGGAGGTCTCCGGCCGGGGGCCGAGAACCCCGCAGGAAGAAATACTGTGTGAACTGTTCGCAGAGGTGCTTCACCTCCCGCGTGTCGGTATTGATGACAGGTTCTTTGATTTAGGCGGCCATTCTTTACTTGCGGTTCATTTAATGAGCCGTATTCGGGAAGCGACGGGGGCTGAGCTGAGTATCGGAACATTATTCGAAGCTCCTACTGTGGCAAGCCTTGCTGAAAGGCTTGAGACGGGCACGGGCACAAGCGCGCTTGATGTTCTGCTTCCGCTCAGAACGGCGGGAGAAGAAACACCGCTCTTCTGTGTCCATCCGGCCGGGGGTCTCAGCTGGTGTTATGCCGGGCTGATGTCTTCTTTAGAAGCTGATTATCCGATTTACGGCTTACAGGCGAGAGGCATCGGGAAAAAAGAAGCGCTTCCGCAAAGCTTAGATGACATGGCGGCGGATTATATTGAAAAAATCCGCACCGTGCAGCCGAAAGGGCCGTACCGTCTGCTGGGCTGGTCACTCGGAGGAAATGTCATTCAGGCCATGGCGACACAATTACAGAGCCGGGGCGAAGAGGTTTCCCTCTTGGTGATGCTTGATGCGTACCCGAATCATTTTCTTCCGATAAAAAATGCGCCTGATGATGAGGAAGCCGTCATTGCCCTGCTTGCCCTTGGAGGGTACGACCCGGACAGCCTCGGGGATCAGCCGCTTGATTTTGATACCGCGCTGACCATTCTCCGCCGTGAGGGAAGCGCATTAGCCAGCCTGGATGAGTCAGTGATGATGAATTTGAAAGACACATACGTTAATTCTGTCGGTCTGTTAGGAACATACAAGCCGAAGCCGTTCCATGGAGATGTTCTGTTCTTCAGATCCGCGATTATTCCCGAGTGGTTTGACCCCATTGAACCGGATACTTGGAAACCGTATATTACGGGGAAAATCGAGCGGTATGACTTAGACTGCCGCCATAAAGATATGTGCCAGCCGGGCCCGCTTGCCGAAATCGGCGCGATTCTGGCGGAGAAATTAAACGGACGGCGTACAGTCCGGTAA
- a CDS encoding MbtH family protein codes for MTNPFEREDGLYHVLVNAEGQYSLWPAYLDVPDGWETRLTNENRSVCLEYIETNWRDMRPESLKRAEPAKM; via the coding sequence ATGACAAATCCATTTGAACGGGAAGACGGCTTATATCATGTGCTCGTCAATGCTGAAGGCCAGTACTCGCTGTGGCCGGCCTATCTGGATGTGCCGGACGGGTGGGAAACCCGCCTGACAAATGAAAACCGTTCCGTTTGTCTCGAATATATTGAAACAAACTGGCGTGACATGAGGCCTGAAAGCCTGAAACGGGCTGAACCCGCTAAGATGTAA
- a CDS encoding YukJ family protein → MAVQHYGVLKGTVLDMRRETDDDSPHFQVEVLGEPDTHYRCAINVMSSSKESEVLYAARDHFDASAITLLPNIPYGYTPIDETSRELALDYVRGGLFDPRNMVPLPHEVTGPDNDLNDFIETYMQKAKTEKATVYIYGSKFGPEQDADKIFGFKPTNGMHNIHMNQGNPIDTRWKKDNGTWHDGGILIQFADQWAAVFLAFLSQSWCTNEEGHPYKFCDHTQLNS, encoded by the coding sequence ATGGCTGTTCAGCACTATGGTGTATTAAAAGGCACTGTGTTAGATATGAGAAGGGAAACAGATGATGATTCTCCGCATTTTCAAGTCGAGGTGCTAGGCGAGCCTGATACGCACTATCGCTGTGCGATCAATGTCATGTCAAGTTCAAAAGAATCAGAGGTTCTGTATGCGGCGCGCGATCATTTTGACGCAAGCGCGATCACCCTGCTGCCCAACATACCGTATGGATACACCCCAATTGATGAAACCAGCCGTGAGCTGGCGCTGGATTACGTCCGCGGCGGATTGTTTGATCCCCGGAACATGGTGCCGCTCCCGCATGAAGTCACCGGTCCGGATAATGACTTAAATGATTTTATTGAAACGTATATGCAAAAAGCAAAAACAGAAAAAGCCACCGTCTATATTTACGGCTCTAAATTCGGGCCGGAGCAGGACGCTGATAAGATTTTCGGGTTCAAACCGACAAACGGCATGCATAATATTCATATGAATCAGGGAAATCCAATTGATACACGCTGGAAGAAGGATAACGGAACGTGGCATGACGGCGGTATTTTAATCCAGTTTGCAGACCAGTGGGCCGCGGTCTTTTTGGCTTTTCTGTCTCAGTCATGGTGCACGAATGAAGAAGGCCACCCTTATAAATTTTGTGATCACACACAGCTTAACAGCTGA
- the ald gene encoding alanine dehydrogenase, producing the protein MIIGVPKEIKNNENRVSLTPGGVSQLIGNGHRVLVESGAGLGSGFTNEDYVSAGAEILEDRKQVWDAEMVMKVKEPLAEEYAYFRQGLILFTYLHLAAEPELAKALTEKGVTAIAYETVTDGRSLPLLTPMSEVAGRMAAQIGAQFLEKPKGGKGILLAGVPGVSRGKVTIIGGGGVGTNAAKMAVGLGADVTMIDLNADRLRQLDDIFGHQIKTLISNPVNIADSVAEADLLICAVLIPGAKAPTLVTEEMVKQMKPGSVIVDVAIDQGGIVETVDHITTHDNPTYEKHGVVHYAVANMPGAVPRTSTLALTNVTVPYALEIANKGAAKAIADSPALKAGLNTANGHVTYEAVAKDLGYDYVPAEKAMRGSAAKA; encoded by the coding sequence ATGATTATCGGGGTTCCAAAGGAAATCAAAAACAATGAAAATCGAGTGTCATTAACACCTGGAGGCGTTTCACAGCTTATCGGAAACGGCCATCGGGTTCTTGTGGAATCCGGAGCAGGACTCGGAAGCGGCTTTACAAATGAAGATTATGTATCCGCAGGCGCGGAAATTCTGGAGGACAGAAAGCAAGTTTGGGATGCAGAAATGGTCATGAAGGTAAAAGAACCGCTGGCTGAGGAGTATGCGTATTTCCGTCAAGGCCTGATCTTATTCACTTACCTTCATTTAGCCGCAGAGCCGGAATTAGCTAAAGCGCTTACAGAAAAAGGCGTGACAGCTATTGCGTACGAAACGGTAACGGACGGACGTTCACTTCCGCTGCTTACGCCGATGTCTGAAGTGGCCGGCAGAATGGCCGCTCAAATCGGAGCTCAGTTCCTTGAAAAACCAAAGGGCGGAAAAGGAATTTTATTAGCCGGCGTACCGGGTGTATCCCGCGGAAAAGTCACGATCATCGGAGGAGGCGGCGTCGGAACAAATGCCGCGAAAATGGCTGTCGGACTCGGTGCCGATGTGACGATGATCGACTTGAACGCAGACCGCCTGCGTCAGCTTGATGATATTTTCGGGCATCAGATTAAAACATTGATCTCAAACCCTGTAAATATTGCAGACTCCGTCGCGGAAGCGGATCTTCTGATCTGTGCCGTGCTCATCCCGGGAGCCAAAGCGCCGACCCTCGTTACGGAAGAAATGGTTAAACAAATGAAACCGGGTTCCGTCATTGTTGATGTTGCCATCGATCAGGGCGGCATTGTGGAAACCGTTGATCATATTACAACACACGATAATCCGACTTATGAAAAACACGGCGTCGTTCATTATGCTGTCGCCAATATGCCTGGCGCCGTACCGCGTACATCTACGCTCGCATTAACGAATGTGACCGTTCCTTACGCGCTTGAAATCGCCAATAAAGGCGCGGCAAAAGCCATTGCAGACAGCCCGGCGCTTAAAGCCGGCCTGAATACGGCTAACGGACACGTCACGTATGAAGCGGTAGCCAAAGACTTAGGCTATGACTATGTGCCTGCTGAAAAAGCGATGCGAGGTTCAGCTGCAAAAGCTTAA
- a CDS encoding PucR family transcriptional regulator: MTNPKDPFKYSFDRLEDVADHISEVLQCPITIEDVNHKLLAYSTHSDCTDPARTSTIIGRRVPEKVINKLWKDGTIPALLKTDQPIKVKEIDEVGLSNRVAISIWKNSQVLGFIWALEIKKKLNDEDLKTLQLAAKAVRNKLLHLQIRKTKIEERGQEFFWKMLTGHIYQEAEMAEGFHKLGMALPSVFSVMIIRLHDELTEKTEQQLQYLQETTQQIHVMLATVDSNELILLAAPKSDQPFKDLKQFALYVQKQLKERYKIEDASIAFGGIYESISYVYRSYQEALSVLKAKERFVRETKHLFSFSELGIYQYLDVLDEKRKHSGYMNYSLSKLEQYDREHQADMVKTLEHFIDADSNVNTAAKALNIHVNTLNYRLKRISQIAEIDLKNVNEKFTIYLDIKLRSMDS, translated from the coding sequence ATGACCAATCCAAAAGATCCATTTAAGTACAGTTTCGACAGGCTTGAAGATGTTGCCGACCATATCAGTGAAGTTCTTCAATGCCCTATTACAATAGAAGACGTGAATCATAAACTGCTTGCATACAGCACGCACAGCGATTGTACAGATCCGGCCCGGACGTCGACGATTATCGGACGGAGGGTGCCTGAAAAAGTCATCAACAAACTGTGGAAAGACGGAACCATTCCGGCGCTTTTAAAAACAGACCAGCCGATCAAAGTGAAAGAAATCGACGAGGTGGGCCTGAGCAACCGCGTGGCGATTTCCATTTGGAAAAACAGCCAGGTTCTCGGATTTATATGGGCGCTTGAGATCAAAAAAAAGCTCAATGACGAGGACCTGAAGACGCTTCAGCTGGCCGCCAAAGCGGTGCGGAACAAGCTTTTGCACCTGCAGATCCGCAAAACAAAAATCGAAGAGCGGGGCCAGGAGTTTTTTTGGAAAATGCTGACCGGCCATATTTATCAGGAAGCCGAGATGGCCGAAGGGTTTCATAAGCTCGGAATGGCGCTGCCGTCCGTGTTCAGCGTCATGATCATCCGTTTACATGATGAGCTGACTGAAAAGACGGAACAGCAGCTGCAATATTTGCAGGAAACGACACAGCAGATTCATGTCATGCTGGCGACTGTCGATTCAAATGAATTAATCTTATTAGCCGCGCCGAAATCCGATCAGCCTTTTAAAGATTTAAAGCAGTTCGCCCTCTATGTTCAAAAACAGCTGAAAGAACGATATAAAATTGAGGATGCGTCGATTGCTTTCGGCGGTATTTACGAATCGATTTCTTACGTTTACCGCTCCTATCAGGAAGCGCTCTCCGTATTGAAAGCGAAAGAACGGTTTGTGAGAGAAACCAAACACCTTTTCAGCTTTTCTGAACTGGGGATTTATCAGTACCTTGATGTTTTGGATGAAAAACGCAAGCACAGCGGCTATATGAACTATTCCCTGTCAAAGCTTGAGCAGTATGACAGAGAGCACCAGGCCGATATGGTCAAAACGCTCGAACATTTTATCGATGCCGACAGCAATGTCAACACCGCCGCTAAAGCGCTTAACATCCATGTCAATACATTGAATTACAGGCTGAAAAGAATCAGCCAGATCGCAGAAATCGACTTAAAAAATGTGAATGAAAAGTTTACGATTTACCTCGATATCAAGCTTCGCAGTATGGATTCGTGA